One region of Enterobacter ludwigii genomic DNA includes:
- a CDS encoding response regulator — MEHIDHILVVDDDRDIRELIVDYLIKSGYRATGAANGKEMRAVLDKQHIDLVVLDVMMPGDDGLTLCRQLRSGKHKDLPILMLTARSEETDRILGLEMGADDYVVKPFVARELLARIKAILRRFRTMPPNLQVTEAGRLVMFGEWQLDTVARHLIDPEGVIVALSGAEYRLLRVFLDHPQRVLSRDQLLNLTQGRDAELFERSIDLLVSRVRQRLNEDARTPAYIKTVRSEGYVFTMPVTIKEVNE, encoded by the coding sequence GTGGAGCATATTGATCATATCCTTGTCGTCGATGACGACAGGGATATTCGTGAACTGATTGTCGACTATCTCATTAAGTCCGGTTATCGCGCGACCGGTGCGGCAAACGGTAAAGAAATGCGTGCCGTGCTGGATAAACAGCATATCGACCTGGTAGTGCTGGATGTCATGATGCCCGGTGATGATGGACTCACCCTGTGTCGACAGCTTCGCAGCGGCAAACACAAAGATTTGCCCATCCTGATGCTGACGGCGCGCAGCGAAGAGACGGACAGGATCCTGGGACTGGAAATGGGGGCGGATGATTACGTTGTGAAGCCGTTTGTCGCCCGTGAGCTACTGGCACGTATCAAAGCAATTTTGCGGCGGTTTCGCACAATGCCGCCCAATTTACAGGTGACCGAGGCAGGACGACTGGTGATGTTTGGCGAATGGCAACTGGATACCGTCGCCCGCCACTTAATTGACCCGGAAGGGGTGATCGTGGCGCTCAGCGGGGCGGAGTATCGCCTGCTGCGCGTATTCCTCGACCATCCTCAACGTGTTCTCTCCCGGGATCAGTTACTCAACCTGACGCAAGGGCGAGACGCCGAACTGTTTGAACGTTCTATCGATTTGCTCGTAAGCCGGGTTCGCCAGCGTCTGAATGAAGATGCACGCACGCCTGCCTATATTAAAACCGTGCGCAGTGAAGGCTATGTTTTTACCATGCCCGTGACAATCAAAGAGGTTAATGAATGA
- a CDS encoding two-component sensor histidine kinase, whose translation MTLWPRSLLARLLIIVLAGLLLANALSMTLVMVERMHSARTVMLGNLEYDVATSVAILDRLPASERAAWLPRLERGNYRYILGAGEPGAAPTDKRSQDAIRTLKETLAADYPLSFTAVPGSVSHIQAHLTLHDGSPLTIDLIPRMPPVASWLPVVLILQLLLLAACSWIAVRQVIRPFSQFTHAVDTLDPSANAPMKEKGPVEVQRAAHAFNAMQARIQSYIKDRAQILASISHDLQTPITRMKLRVEMAEQPELRDKLLNDLDNMSRLVREGIAYARSSESLEETSLKLELNAWVNSIACDYQDIGKNVQFQASEARLPVVTRPQALRRVMTNLLDNALKFGERAVIAIDDSSTEEVVIHIMDGGPGIPEAELAAVLQPFYRVETSRNRDTGGTGLGLAIAAQLTAQLEGKLKLENRAEGGLDVSIALPRR comes from the coding sequence ATGACGCTTTGGCCACGCTCACTGCTTGCCCGACTGCTGATCATTGTGCTTGCGGGTCTCTTGCTGGCCAACGCCCTGAGTATGACGCTGGTCATGGTTGAACGAATGCACAGTGCCCGCACGGTGATGCTCGGTAATCTGGAATACGATGTTGCAACCAGCGTGGCCATTTTAGACCGGTTACCCGCCAGTGAACGCGCGGCCTGGCTTCCGCGACTTGAACGGGGTAACTATCGTTATATCCTCGGTGCAGGTGAGCCTGGCGCCGCGCCGACGGATAAGCGTTCTCAGGATGCCATCCGAACGTTAAAAGAGACCCTCGCGGCTGACTATCCGCTCAGTTTTACCGCGGTTCCGGGTTCTGTTTCCCATATTCAGGCACATCTCACATTGCACGATGGCTCGCCGCTGACCATTGACCTGATCCCCCGAATGCCGCCGGTCGCAAGCTGGCTACCTGTTGTTCTCATCCTGCAACTTTTGCTCCTTGCTGCCTGCTCCTGGATCGCGGTGCGACAGGTGATACGGCCTTTTTCACAATTTACCCATGCGGTAGATACGCTGGATCCTTCGGCAAATGCTCCCATGAAAGAGAAGGGACCGGTTGAAGTACAACGAGCAGCGCATGCCTTCAATGCAATGCAGGCTCGCATCCAGTCCTATATCAAAGACCGCGCGCAGATCCTCGCCTCCATTTCTCACGATCTCCAGACTCCAATAACACGCATGAAACTGCGTGTCGAAATGGCTGAACAACCTGAGCTTCGCGACAAGCTATTAAATGACCTTGATAACATGTCGCGTCTGGTGCGGGAGGGGATTGCATATGCCCGTTCATCAGAATCACTGGAAGAGACGTCGCTGAAACTGGAGTTGAACGCGTGGGTGAATAGCATAGCGTGCGATTATCAGGACATCGGTAAAAACGTGCAGTTTCAGGCAAGCGAGGCTCGTTTACCCGTTGTTACGCGCCCGCAGGCGCTTCGTCGGGTGATGACTAATTTGCTGGATAACGCTCTGAAATTCGGCGAGCGTGCCGTCATCGCTATAGATGATTCGTCTACCGAAGAGGTGGTCATTCACATCATGGACGGTGGGCCGGGAATACCCGAGGCCGAGCTCGCGGCCGTGTTGCAGCCTTTTTATCGGGTTGAAACATCGCGCAACCGTGACACCGGCGGAACCGGGCTTGGTCTGGCTATTGCCGCGCAGCTCACCGCCCAACTCGAAGGAAAGCTGAAGCTGGAAAACCGTGCAGAGGGAGGGCTCGACGTCTCCATTGCACTGCCTCGACGCTAA